In Polynucleobacter arcticus, the following proteins share a genomic window:
- the rnhA gene encoding ribonuclease HI, translated as MSDTKTRPHIIIYTDGACKGNPGPGGWGAVLRSGDHEKHLHGGAEHTTNNRMEISAVIHALRALKQTSSVELWTDSQYVQKGVTEWLEGWKKRGWKTASKDPVKNADLWQELDALIPDHQISWHWVRGHNGHPGNELADLLANKGVEEFLP; from the coding sequence TTTACACCGATGGTGCCTGCAAAGGCAATCCAGGCCCTGGTGGCTGGGGAGCCGTTCTTCGCTCCGGCGACCATGAAAAGCATCTTCACGGAGGTGCCGAACACACCACCAATAACCGCATGGAAATTAGTGCCGTCATTCATGCCCTAAGAGCCCTCAAGCAGACTAGCTCAGTAGAGCTTTGGACTGACTCGCAATATGTCCAAAAAGGGGTTACTGAGTGGCTTGAGGGGTGGAAAAAAAGGGGTTGGAAGACCGCGAGCAAGGATCCCGTCAAAAATGCCGATTTATGGCAAGAATTAGATGCCTTAATCCCTGACCACCAGATTTCTTGGCACTGGGTCCGGGGACACAACGGTCACCCCGGAAATGAGCTTGCTGATCTGCTGGCAAACAAAGGCGTAGAGGAATTTCTGCCGTAA